A genomic segment from Takifugu rubripes chromosome 20, fTakRub1.2, whole genome shotgun sequence encodes:
- the LOC101062646 gene encoding hydroxylysine kinase-like isoform X1: protein MQLLLTFIVESLFPLVLNLYFINFCAEIMSEKRSNPNFSKSQAAEITKRLFGLTPSEMDPLPSYYDQNFYVTTAGGAKYVLKIFNFKDSENPTLIGVQVQCMSFLYQNGLPVPTAVPTTSGQLMSLEEADFGCGYQKYLVILLTFLPGTTISKVPSTPQLLYEVGRTAARMDKTLQNFQHPHYDELQRDQFIWSLSNIPLLEGYLHVLDGDPLKEVVEALINQYKTSVIPKRSSFCSSLIHADLNDLNILVQPDENGDHLISGIVDFSDMQFGYYIYELAITIMYMMMEHPNPIEVGGPVLAGWESVLPLNEAEKDCLYTLVISRFCQSCVLARYLVLLHPENAEYVISTSEKGIPLLHQLWERGKEEVEKVWFEGASQYNHEKKEFKVLTSI, encoded by the exons ATGCAATTGCTGTTAACGTTCATTGTTGAATCCCTTTTTCCATTGGttttaaatttatattttataaattTCTGTGCAGAAATCATGTCTGAAAAGCGTAGCAATCCCAACTTCAGCAAGTCTCAGGCCGCTGAAATCACCAAGAGGCTCTTTGGTTTAACACCGAGTGAAATGGACCCGCTGCCGAGCTACTATGACCAGAACTTCTATGTGACAACTGCAGGGGGTGCAAAATACGTCCTGAAGATATTCAACTTTAAGGACAGTGAAAACCCCACACTTATCGGGGTTCAGGTGCAGTGCATGTCATTTCTGTACCAGAATGGTCTGCCTGTTCCAACAGCCGTACCCACCACCTCAGGGCAGCTCATGAGCCTGGAAGAAGCAG ACTTTGGCTGTGGCTACCAGAAATACCTGGTGATTCTGTTGACTTTTTTGCCTGGAACAACTATTTCTAAGGTTCCTTCAACACCACAGTTGTTGTATGAAGTTGGCAGGACTGCAGCAAGAATGGATAAAACCCTACAAAAT TTTCAGCACCCTCATTATGATGAGCTACAGAGGGACCAATTCATCTGGAGTCTGTCGAACATTCCGCTCCTTGAAGGATACCTGCACGTTCTAGATGGAGATCCTCTGAAAGAAGTTGTGGAGGCTCTGATTAATCAGTACAAGACCTCTGTCATCCCCAAGCGCAGCAGCTTCTGTAGCA GCTTGATCCACGCTGACCTTAATGACCTGAATATTCTTGTCCAACCGGATGAAAATGGAGATCATCTGATCAGTGGTATCGTGGACTTTAGCGATATGCAATTCGGGTATTACATCTATGAGCTAGCCATCACCATCATGTACATGATGATGGAGCATCCTAATCCCATAGAGGTGGGTGGACCCGTGCTGGCCGGATGGGAAAGTGTCCTTCCTCTCAACGAAGCTGAGAAAGACTGTCTCTATACGTTGGTGATTTCTCGCTTCTGCCAGTCGTGCGTTTTAGCACGATACCTGGTGCTGCTCCACCCTGAGAATGCAGAGTATGTGATATCAACCAGTGAGAAGGGCATTCCCCTTCTCCATCAGCTCTGGGagcgagggaaggaggaggtggagaaggtcTGGTTTGAGGGGGCTTCTCAATACAATcatgaaaaaaaggaatttaaagTTCTAACCTCCATTTGA
- the LOC101062646 gene encoding hydroxylysine kinase-like isoform X2, producing the protein MSEKRSNPNFSKSQAAEITKRLFGLTPSEMDPLPSYYDQNFYVTTAGGAKYVLKIFNFKDSENPTLIGVQVQCMSFLYQNGLPVPTAVPTTSGQLMSLEEADFGCGYQKYLVILLTFLPGTTISKVPSTPQLLYEVGRTAARMDKTLQNFQHPHYDELQRDQFIWSLSNIPLLEGYLHVLDGDPLKEVVEALINQYKTSVIPKRSSFCSSLIHADLNDLNILVQPDENGDHLISGIVDFSDMQFGYYIYELAITIMYMMMEHPNPIEVGGPVLAGWESVLPLNEAEKDCLYTLVISRFCQSCVLARYLVLLHPENAEYVISTSEKGIPLLHQLWERGKEEVEKVWFEGASQYNHEKKEFKVLTSI; encoded by the exons ATGTCTGAAAAGCGTAGCAATCCCAACTTCAGCAAGTCTCAGGCCGCTGAAATCACCAAGAGGCTCTTTGGTTTAACACCGAGTGAAATGGACCCGCTGCCGAGCTACTATGACCAGAACTTCTATGTGACAACTGCAGGGGGTGCAAAATACGTCCTGAAGATATTCAACTTTAAGGACAGTGAAAACCCCACACTTATCGGGGTTCAGGTGCAGTGCATGTCATTTCTGTACCAGAATGGTCTGCCTGTTCCAACAGCCGTACCCACCACCTCAGGGCAGCTCATGAGCCTGGAAGAAGCAG ACTTTGGCTGTGGCTACCAGAAATACCTGGTGATTCTGTTGACTTTTTTGCCTGGAACAACTATTTCTAAGGTTCCTTCAACACCACAGTTGTTGTATGAAGTTGGCAGGACTGCAGCAAGAATGGATAAAACCCTACAAAAT TTTCAGCACCCTCATTATGATGAGCTACAGAGGGACCAATTCATCTGGAGTCTGTCGAACATTCCGCTCCTTGAAGGATACCTGCACGTTCTAGATGGAGATCCTCTGAAAGAAGTTGTGGAGGCTCTGATTAATCAGTACAAGACCTCTGTCATCCCCAAGCGCAGCAGCTTCTGTAGCA GCTTGATCCACGCTGACCTTAATGACCTGAATATTCTTGTCCAACCGGATGAAAATGGAGATCATCTGATCAGTGGTATCGTGGACTTTAGCGATATGCAATTCGGGTATTACATCTATGAGCTAGCCATCACCATCATGTACATGATGATGGAGCATCCTAATCCCATAGAGGTGGGTGGACCCGTGCTGGCCGGATGGGAAAGTGTCCTTCCTCTCAACGAAGCTGAGAAAGACTGTCTCTATACGTTGGTGATTTCTCGCTTCTGCCAGTCGTGCGTTTTAGCACGATACCTGGTGCTGCTCCACCCTGAGAATGCAGAGTATGTGATATCAACCAGTGAGAAGGGCATTCCCCTTCTCCATCAGCTCTGGGagcgagggaaggaggaggtggagaaggtcTGGTTTGAGGGGGCTTCTCAATACAATcatgaaaaaaaggaatttaaagTTCTAACCTCCATTTGA
- the LOC101075649 gene encoding hydroxylysine kinase-like, giving the protein MSTKRINPNFSKSQAAEITKRLFDLTPSEMDPLPSYWDQNFYLATVDGGKYVLKIFNFKDSENPTLIGVQVQCMSFLYQNGLPVPTAVPTTSGQLMSLEEADFGCGYQKYLVILLTFLPGTTISKVPSTPQLLYEVGRTAARMDKTLQNFQHPHYDELQRDQFIWSLSNIPLLEGYLHVLDGDPLKEVVEALINQYKTSVIPKRSSFRSSLIHGDFNDLNLLVQPKENGAHRLSGIVDFTDMHIGYYIYELAITIMYMMMEHPNPIEVGGPVLAGWESVLPLNEAEKDCLYTLVISRFCQSFVLARYSVLLHPENAEYLMITSKKGISLLHQLWARGKEEMEKVWFEGAAQYSDEKLDPLLKKGI; this is encoded by the exons ATGTCTACGAAACGCATCAATCCCAACTTCAGCAAGTCTCAGGCTGCTGAAATCACCAAGAGGCTCTTTGATTTAACACCAAGTGAAATGGACCCGCTGCCGAGCTACTGGGACCAGAACTTCTATTTGGCGACTGTAGACGGTGGAAAATACGTCCTGAAGATATTCAACTTTAAGGACAGTGAAAACCCCACACTTATCGGGGTTCAGGTGCAGTGCATGTCATTTCTGTACCAGAATGGTCTGCCTGTTCCAACAGCCGTACCCACCACCTCAGGGCAGCTCATGAGCCTGGAAGAAGCAG ACTTTGGCTGTGGCTACCAGAAATACCTGGTGATTCTGTTGACTTTTTTGCCTGGAACAACTATCTCTAAGGTTCCTTCAACACCACAGTTGTTGTATGAAGTTGGCAGGACTGCAGCAAGAATGGATAAAACCCTACAAAAT TTTCAGCACCCTCATTATGATGAGCTGCAGAGGGACCAATTCATCTGGAGTCTGTCGAACATTCCGCTCCTTGAAGGATACCTACATGTTCTAGATGGAGATCCTCTGAAAGAAGTTGTGGAGGCTCTGATTAATCAGTACAAGACCTCTGTCATCCCCAAGCGCAGCAGTTTCCGTAGCA GCTTGATCCACGGAGACTTCAATGACCTTAACCTTCTAGTGCAGCCTAAAGAAAACGGAGCTCACCGGCTCAGTGGCATCGTGGACTTTACTGATATGCACATTGGTTATTACATCTATGAGCTAGCCATCACCATCATGTACATGATGATGGAGCATCCTAATCCCATAGAGGTGGGTGGACCCGTGCTGGCCGGATGGGAAAGTGTCCTTCCTCTCAACGAAGCTGAGAAAGACTGTCTCTATACGTTGGTGATTTCTCGCTTCTGCCAGTCGTTCGTTTTAGCACGATACTCGGTGCTGCTCCACCCTGAGAATGCAGAATATCTGATGATAACAAGTAAGAAGGGCATTTCCCTTCTCCATCAGCTCTGGGCAcgagggaaggaggagatggagaaggtcTGGTTTGAGGGGGCTGCTCAGTACAGTGATGAAAAATTAGACCCATtgttaaaaaaaggaatttaa
- the LOC101062866 gene encoding dimethylaniline monooxygenase [N-oxide-forming] 5-like, producing MTRRVAVVGGGSSGLACIKCCLDEGLEPVCYESSDDLGGLWRFKENPESDRASIYHSVIINTSKEMMCFSDFPIPAHFPNYMHNSLIMDYFRMYADNFRLTKHIRFNTRVLQVKQRSDFSHSGQWDVETENKDGKKERHIFDAVMICIGHHCNPNMPLQDFPGIDTFTGKYFHSRDYKTPEEWRNKKAVVIGIGNSGGDIAVELSRVTKQLYLSTRRGAWILNRVANNGLPFDLLFNRVVNFIIKFLPYSVFCGLGERRLNQRFDHSLYNLKPKHRLFSQHPTMNDDLPNRILSGTIQVKPNIRRFQGSSMEFDDGSVVEDVDLVVFATGYTFSFPFLSSHVISVSENKTSLYKYVFPAELQRPTLAIIGLVQPLGAIMPISEMQARWATRVFKGCTKLPSVDSMMKDIECKKQKMAQRYVTSSRHTIQVDYISYMDEIAEQVGVRPNILRLILTDPRLGWNVAFGPCTPYQYRLKGPGKWAGARQAILTQWERVVHPMQTRPCNDPKPRRSLMWPIILSAAAVGLAAYVNRSSLPEFLQDPTILLDKIKASLPAQ from the exons ATGACTCGTCGTGTGGCcgtggtggggggaggaagcTCAGGACTGGCCTGTATCAAATGCTGCCTGGACGAGGGGCTGGAGCCCGTGTGCTATGAAAGCAGCGATGACTTGGGTGGGCTGTGGAGGTTTAAG GAGAACCCAGAGTCAGACAGAGCCAGCATCTATCACTCTGTCATCATCAACACCTCCAAGGAGATGATGTGTTTCAGTGACTTTCCCATTCCGGCACACTTTCCCAACTACATGCACAACTCCCTCATCATGGACTACTTTCGAATGTACGCTGACAACTTCCGTCTCACCAAGCACATACGCTTCAAT ACCAGAGtcctgcaggtgaagcagaGGTCAGATTTCTCTCATTCAGGCCAGTGGGATGTTGAGACTGAAAATAAGGATGGCAAAAAGGAGAGACACATTTTTGATGCGGTGATGATCTGTATTGGGCATCACTGCAATCCCAACATGCCACTACAAGACTTCCCAG GCATTGACACCTTCACAGGGAAATACTTCCACAGCCGTGACTACAAGACTCCCGAGGAGTGGAGGAATAAAAAGGCTGTGGTGATCGGGATAGGAAACTCTGGAGGAGACATAGCAGTGGAGCTAAGCCGAGTCACCAAGCAG CTTTACCTGAGCACTCGTAGGGGAGCCTGGATTCTGAACCGAGTTGCAAACAATGGGTTGCCCTTTGACTTGCTTTTTAATCGGGTGGTGAATTTTATCATAAAATTCCTTCCCTATAGTGTTTTCTGTGGTCTGGGAGAGCGTCGACTCAACCAAAGATTTGACCACAGCCTCTACAATCTCAAGCCAAAACATAG GTTGTTCAGCCAACATCCGACAATGAACGATGACCTTCCCAACCGCATCCTGTCGGGAACGATTCAGGTGAAACCCAACATTCGCAGGTTTCAGGGATCCAGCATGGAGTTTGATGATGGAAGTGTAGTGGAGGATGTTGACCTGGTG GTCTTTGCCACAGGatacacattttcttttccatttttgtcctCACATGTGATCTCGGTGTCTGAGAACAAAACATCTCTGTACAAGTACGTGTTTCCAGCTGAATTGCAGCGCCCCACTCTGGCTATCATTGGGCTGGTGCAGCCCCTGGGGGCCATTATGCCCATCTCTGAGATGCAGGCCCGATGGGCCACACGAGTCTTCAAAG GCTGCACCAAGCTTCCCTCAGTGGATTCCATGATGAAGGATATCGAATGCAAGAAGCAGAAAATGGCCCAGAG GTATGTCACCAGTTCCAGACACACCATTCAAGTCGACTATATCAGCTACATGGATGAGATAGCAGAGCAGGTGGGTGTTAGACCCAACATCCTGAGGCTCATTCTGACTGATCCCAGACTGGGATGGAATGTGGCGTTTGGTCCCTGCACACCGTACCAGTATCGACTGAAGGGGCCAGGAAAGTGGGCCGGAGCCCGACAGGCCATCCTCACccagtgggagagagtggttCATCCCATGCAGACCAGACCCTGCAATGATCCCAAACCCAGGAGATCATTAATGTGGCCCATAAttctgtcagctgctgctgtaggttTGGCCGCATATGTCAACAGAAGCAGCCTTCCAGAATTCCTTCAGGATCCCACTATTCTTCTTGACAAGATAAAAGCATCTCTGCCTGCACAGTAA